Proteins encoded together in one Acidimicrobiales bacterium window:
- a CDS encoding histidine kinase N-terminal domain-containing protein, with amino-acid sequence MATLAELVEEYTELEGPVVGHLHRLVAGWGVLSDLSFSDLLLFVPVTKGAPDRFVVLGQIRPTTNQTLHIDDLVGTLMTASERPVLPRAWAIGSVVEGEVAIPRRSEFARLVCIPVRWQGDLVAIMTRESAMSVGRRPGVLERVYMEVFDRLARM; translated from the coding sequence GTGGCGACACTTGCCGAGCTGGTTGAGGAGTACACCGAGCTGGAAGGTCCAGTGGTAGGGCACCTTCACCGGCTCGTCGCGGGCTGGGGGGTGCTCTCCGACCTCTCCTTCTCCGACCTTCTTCTGTTTGTGCCGGTGACCAAAGGCGCTCCGGACAGGTTCGTGGTCCTCGGCCAAATCCGACCGACTACCAATCAGACGCTGCATATCGACGATCTCGTGGGCACGCTGATGACCGCATCGGAGCGTCCCGTGCTGCCGAGAGCCTGGGCGATCGGCAGCGTCGTCGAGGGAGAGGTGGCGATACCGCGCCGGAGCGAGTTCGCCCGCCTGGTGTGTATCCCCGTCCGTTGGCAGGGCGACCTCGTCGCGATCATGACTCGAGAGTCGGCGATGTCGGTCGGTCGGCGCCCCGGTGTGCTCGAGCGGGTCTACATGGAGGTTTTCGACCGTCTGGCGCGCATG